GAGAATGTCGCGGACTTCTTTGATGGAGAGGTACGCCTTGAGATAGCTGACGCTGACCCATAGTTGCCAATAGCGGGCCCAAGGTTCAAGCAAAGAAAAGTCTTCCGGTCGAACACCCTCGACCAATCCAATAGAGGAGGCATGCGCCGCGTAATGAAAGGATCGCAGCATGCCCGCGACGTCGCGCAGGGGGGATTCCTTCAGTCGTCTCACATTCAAGGGCCTGGCTGGTTCGCCTTCAAAATCGATGATGATGAAATCTTTTCCGGTATAAAGCACCTGGCCGAGATGGTAGTCGCCATGGCACCGGATGCGGGTGCAGGTGAGTTTCCGGTCACGTATGGTTAACAGACGTTTGCGTAATCGGCCTTCTCCTTCCAATACGTTTTTTGCGAGAGATTGCACCGGGTCCTGAAGCCCTTTGACCTGAGTGCGAAGAAGAGGAAAGTTCATGTTGACCGTTCCCAGCATGCTCTGATACAGACCACGCCGGTAAAAATCGGTGAACGGTTCTGGTTTAAACTCCGGATCTTCGGAATCGGAGGCGAGCGCGGCGTGCAGTTCTCCTGTTCGAAGGCCCAACAACCGGGCCTCTTCCAGATACGGACCAATCCATTCGCGGGCGCCACTCGGGATCTCCTCGTCGACCAAGGCCATCAGCGATTTCTGGGGAATGGACGAGGTCGTAATGGCTGTGGGGTGGGTCAGCGCTTCTTCCAGATATCGACTGAGTTCATCCAACGTGTATTTCCAGGCGTCTCCTTCGTTTTGTATAAATTTTTGTAGGATACCAAAAGTCAGGAGGTCGCCATTGTCCCGTTGATATTCAATGGATCCTGCCAGGGGGGCGATGTGCGGAAACCCTTTATTGGTTAAAAACCGTCCAATTTCAAAGTCAGGATTCACGCCGACTTCGGCCCTGCGGTAGATTTTTAAAATAAAGTCATGTCCAAACAAGACCGAGGAGTTGCTTTGTTCACCCTTTAACAATGTTGGTTCAAGGGTAGGAACCTCTTTCTGTAGCTGGCGTCTGAAGATTTTCGTGGCTTGAGTGGCCAGATCCCCCGCCGGACCATTAAACCGGCGGTTTCGGGAAATACTCTCCATCAGCATTTTTTGAAACTCCCGATCCCAAATCGCATCGATAAGCAGGCCTTCCTGCTCACCGTCTTTCATTTTAACTCGCACGCGTGCAATGGCTGCCGGAGAGTCTACGAGTGAGGCCATGCGATCGGCCGGGAGATACTGCAAGGGTAAGAGGTACATCTCCGGTTCTCCCTCGGTGTATTCCACGCGGATGAGCGCGAGGACGGCCAATGGATTTTCCTGCGGGAGAGGAATCGTTTCCGTGATTTCCACGAATTGCATGATGCGGGCTTTGCCGCCAAACCACCGTCGGCCTTGTAGGTACTGGGGTAACACATTTTCAAGTTTGACCTTTTCCCGTTTATGGATGAGGTTATCCCAATCTTTGGAGATCGTGATGGTGGGTAGGCCGTGTTCCGTCTTTCCCTGAGCCTCAAGTTGTTTGGATTCAACCGGGTCCAAGGCAAACCAGTAAAAGGCGTGTCCGCTCAGCGTGAGCAGATAAGGCAAATCGCCAATGGCTGGAAATTTACTCCGTCCGAACAAGGTCATTGGACGTCGTCCTTTGAATTCAGCGAGATCAAGTTCCACCCATTGGGCATGGCGGGATAAGTTCACGGCCACCAGAATCGTTTCGTCCTGATACCGCCGGAGGAAGACCAGGACTTTCCGATTGGACGGATGAAGAAATTCAATGGATCCTCGTC
Above is a window of Candidatus Nitrospira neomarina DNA encoding:
- the treS gene encoding maltose alpha-D-glucosyltransferase; its protein translation is MIVDILENDPLWYKDAIIYELHVRAFCDSNADGIGDFKGLTQKLDYLQDLGVTAIWLLPFCSSPLRDDGYDISDYTNIHPHYGTRRDFQAFVREAHRRGLRVITELVVNHTSDQHPWFQRARKAPPGSKWRNWYVWSETPDLYSDTRIIFKDTEHSNWAWDPVAKAYFWHRFFSHQPDLNYDNPEVQKAIFEVLDFWLELGVDGLRLDAVPYLFEREGTNCENLPETHAFLKTLRTHVDKKFKNRFFLAEANQWPEDAAAYFGKGDECHMNFHFPLMPRLFMSMQMEDRFPIIDILDQTPAIPEACQWGLFLRNHDELTLEMVTDEERDYMYRVFAHDKQARINLGIRRRLTPLLGNDRKKIELMYSLLFSMPGTPVIYYGEEIGMGDNFYLGDRNGVRTPMQWSADRNAGFSYGNPQKLYLPIIIDPEYHYEAVNVELQQNNAQSPLWWMKRIVSLRKRYKVFGRGSIEFLHPSNRKVLVFLRRYQDETILVAVNLSRHAQWVELDLAEFKGRRPMTLFGRSKFPAIGDLPYLLTLSGHAFYWFALDPVESKQLEAQGKTEHGLPTITISKDWDNLIHKREKVKLENVLPQYLQGRRWFGGKARIMQFVEITETIPLPQENPLAVLALIRVEYTEGEPEMYLLPLQYLPADRMASLVDSPAAIARVRVKMKDGEQEGLLIDAIWDREFQKMLMESISRNRRFNGPAGDLATQATKIFRRQLQKEVPTLEPTLLKGEQSNSSVLFGHDFILKIYRRAEVGVNPDFEIGRFLTNKGFPHIAPLAGSIEYQRDNGDLLTFGILQKFIQNEGDAWKYTLDELSRYLEEALTHPTAITTSSIPQKSLMALVDEEIPSGAREWIGPYLEEARLLGLRTGELHAALASDSEDPEFKPEPFTDFYRRGLYQSMLGTVNMNFPLLRTQVKGLQDPVQSLAKNVLEGEGRLRKRLLTIRDRKLTCTRIRCHGDYHLGQVLYTGKDFIIIDFEGEPARPLNVRRLKESPLRDVAGMLRSFHYAAHASSIGLVEGVRPEDFSLLEPWARYWQLWVSVSYLKAYLSIKEVRDILPPSSDDIQVLLNGYLLQKAIYELGYELNNRPDWVRIPLDGILQILEVD